A single genomic interval of Tursiops truncatus isolate mTurTru1 chromosome 1, mTurTru1.mat.Y, whole genome shotgun sequence harbors:
- the LAX1 gene encoding lymphocyte transmembrane adapter 1 codes for MDVTIPTRSEIRARTSQPSTLQGTLGSPDTAKDHNSSIFSGFAGLLAILLVVAVFCILWNWSKWKKWRVPYFQVTVMPLLTLPRPRQGAKNIYDLLPRRQEELGRHPSRSIRIFSTESLLSRNSDSPPSEHVPSQAGDALHVHRAHTHAMGYAVGIYDNTMGPQMYGNLTPSAHYVNVRASRDCPSTSSEDSRDYVNIPTAKEIAENLASTNSPPGNLFILPSSKVLELTEEIDEGCGNTSDCTSLGSPGTESSYPLNDGEGSSQTSNDYVNMAVLDLETIQGKQPWGTFQCCRDYENVPPDPSGNQQREEKEVTSSNTDHVEGRTDGPETHIQPVMQSGSFLALKDYVAYQSSAQSENSQMKHGEEMSNEDSHDYKNV; via the exons ATGGATGTCACCATACCGACCCGCTCAGAAATCAGAGCGAGGACCTCACAGCCCAGCACTCTGCAGGGAACCCTCGGCAGCCCAGACAC AGCTAAAGACCACAACAGCAGCATCTTTTCTGGGTTTGCGGGACTCCTTGCCATCCTCCTGGTTGTCGCAGTTTTCTGCATCCTGTGGAACTGGAGCAAATGGAAGAAGT GGCGAGTTCCTTACTTCCAAGTTACCGTCATGCCCTTGTTGACTCTGCCTCGACCCAGACAAGgagccaaaaatatttatgacCTCTTGCCCCGAAGACAAGAAGAGCTGG GAAGACATCCGTCAAGAAGTATTCGTATTTTCAGTACCGAGAGCCTCCTCTCCAGAAATTCTGACAGCCCTCCCTCTGAGCATGTG CCCTCCCAAGCAGGTGATGCCCTCCATGTGCACAGAGCCCATACTCATGCCATGGGGTATGCAGTGGGCATCTATGACAATACCATGGGGCCCCAGATGTATGGAAACCTCACTCCCTCAGCGCACTATGTCAATGTCAGAGCTTCAAGAGATTGCCCAAGCACTTCTTCAGAGGATTCAAGAGACTATGTCAATATCCCCACAGCAAAGGAGATTGCTGAGAATCTAGCTTCTACCAACAGCCCTCCTGGGAACCTCTTCATCCTCCCAAGTTCCAAGGTGCTGGAGTTGACTGAAGAAATAGATGAGGGCTGTGGGAACACCAGTGACTGCACCAGTTTGGGGTCTCCAGGAACTGAGAGCAGTTATCCACTCAACGATGGTGAAGGGTCTTCTCAGACCTCAAATGATTATGTCAACATGGCAGTGTTGGATCTCGAGACCATCCAAGGGAAGCAGCCCTGGGGAACTTTTCAGTGCTGCAGAGATTATGAAAATGTACCACCAGATCCCAGTGGAAACCAGCAGCGGGAGGAGAAGGAAGTGACATCCTCAAACACAGACCATGTAGAGGGCAGGACAGATGGTCCAGAGACCCACATCCAACCTGTCATGCAGTCAGGGAGTTTCCTGGCCTTAAAGGATTATGTGGCCTATCAGTCATCTGCACAGAGTGAGAACAGTCAGATGAAACATGGAGAAGAGATGTCAAATGAAGACTCTCATGACTACAAGAATGTGTGA